One segment of Phycisphaerae bacterium DNA contains the following:
- a CDS encoding Clp protease N-terminal domain-containing protein has translation MYVLTKRADQVLKIAKDIAQEYQQKYVGTEHVLLALLREGSGEAAKMLAARGLTEERARQEVDRLIKERLHETWVMGRLPGIPHFKDILARAQEEARGLGNWQIGSLHLLLALLGEKGCTGHNVLRAMEITTDDIRKMMVRGVPACPGDSYKSPR, from the coding sequence ATGTACGTATTGACCAAGCGGGCGGATCAGGTCCTCAAGATCGCCAAGGATATCGCTCAGGAATACCAGCAGAAGTACGTCGGAACCGAGCACGTTCTCCTCGCCCTGCTGCGGGAAGGTAGCGGCGAGGCGGCGAAGATGCTGGCGGCGCGCGGGCTGACCGAGGAGCGGGCGCGACAGGAGGTGGATCGGCTCATCAAGGAGCGCCTCCATGAGACTTGGGTTATGGGCCGACTCCCGGGCATCCCGCACTTCAAGGACATTCTGGCCCGAGCCCAGGAGGAAGCCCGCGGCCTGGGCAACTGGCAGATCGGCTCGCTACACCTGTTGCTGGCCTTGCTCGGCGAGAAAGGCTGCACGGGGCACAACGTCCTCCGGGCCATGGAGATCACGACCGACGATATTCGCAAGATGATGGTCCGGGGCGTCCCTGCTTGCCCGGGGGATTCCTACAAGTCGCCCCGCTGA
- a CDS encoding ThuA domain-containing protein yields MKWTLWIACLTATFATTAVAADKPQAKRLSRILVVTGRDVPAHPWRETTPALREALEKTGQFEVLVSEEPAVLESSVLASYDVILLNYYNWERPEITDQAKENLLKFVKSGKGLVSFHFSVRAWGKWAEYRKLIGRIWVDGSGHGPRGTFKVKVANADHYITQGLTDFEADDELYAKLIGDTPINVLVEAYSEWSKKTEPIAWTLDYGQGRVFNIVLGHDAKACRLPQFVQLLQRGTAWSGRLDGQTENTSQAK; encoded by the coding sequence ATGAAATGGACGCTATGGATCGCCTGCCTGACCGCCACATTCGCCACGACTGCCGTCGCCGCAGACAAACCACAAGCCAAGAGACTGAGCCGCATCCTAGTGGTTACCGGACGTGACGTTCCCGCTCACCCTTGGCGGGAGACGACTCCGGCTCTTCGCGAAGCCCTGGAGAAGACCGGACAGTTCGAGGTCCTGGTCAGCGAGGAGCCCGCCGTCCTGGAGTCTTCGGTACTGGCCAGTTATGACGTCATCCTGCTCAACTACTACAACTGGGAACGCCCGGAAATCACCGACCAGGCCAAGGAGAACCTGCTGAAATTCGTCAAGAGCGGGAAGGGCTTGGTGTCCTTCCACTTCTCGGTCCGGGCTTGGGGCAAATGGGCGGAGTACCGGAAACTGATCGGGCGGATCTGGGTCGACGGCTCCGGTCATGGTCCCCGGGGCACGTTCAAGGTGAAAGTCGCCAATGCGGATCACTACATCACCCAGGGGCTGACCGATTTCGAGGCCGACGATGAGCTGTATGCCAAGCTGATCGGCGACACCCCCATCAACGTGCTGGTCGAAGCCTACTCCGAATGGAGCAAGAAGACCGAACCCATCGCCTGGACCTTGGACTACGGCCAGGGGCGGGTCTTCAACATCGTCCTGGGACATGACGCCAAGGCCTGCCGTCTGCCTCAGTTCGTGCAGCTCCTGCAGCGGGGCACGGCCTGGTCGGGCCGCCTGGACGGCCAGACGGAGAACACGAGCCAAGCCAAGTAG
- a CDS encoding RNA-binding protein, with protein sequence MGTKLYVGNLPYSVSSSDLEHLFAPHGTVQSAEVISDRMTGRSKGFGFVEMGSDEEAQAAITALNGQDHNGRPLTVNEAKPRESRGPGGGGRGGYGGGRGGGGGGGGGGGGRGGYGGGRGMR encoded by the coding sequence ATGGGCACGAAGTTGTATGTTGGTAACTTGCCTTACAGTGTCAGCAGCTCCGATCTGGAGCACCTTTTCGCTCCGCACGGCACCGTGCAGAGCGCGGAGGTGATCAGCGATCGCATGACTGGCAGGAGCAAGGGTTTTGGCTTCGTCGAGATGGGCTCTGATGAGGAAGCCCAGGCGGCGATCACAGCCCTCAATGGTCAGGACCACAATGGTCGGCCTCTGACCGTCAACGAAGCGAAGCCGCGAGAGAGTCGCGGTCCTGGTGGCGGCGGCCGCGGTGGCTACGGGGGTGGCCGCGGCGGCGGCGGAGGCGGCGGAGGCGGCGGAGGCGGCCGTGGCGGCTACGGCGGTGGTCGCGGCATGCGCTGA